The proteins below are encoded in one region of Takifugu rubripes chromosome 1, fTakRub1.2, whole genome shotgun sequence:
- the ccdc93 gene encoding coiled-coil domain-containing protein 93 isoform X4, whose product MAAAASVFHRVRTGSKLGNQYDQDGNVIQVETREDEEQSIKLTEILELLVAAGYFRARIKGLSPFDKVVGGMTWCITTCNFDIDVDLLFQENSTIGQKIALTEKIVSVLPKMKCPHRLEPHQIQGLDFIHIFPVIQWLVKRAIETREEMGDYVRAFSISQFQKTHRLPEDEEFFQRKDKGARALLDVLVYKPQRKYRRQREAGELLDEESRVHSTLLEYGRRFGFSKQAEREKEDERKASASGLSQGASEVSEEAELQEAEEKRIKSLMTNMAAMVSEEGRLTASAVGQIVGLQSEEIKQMASEYAEKQGELSEQERPDRFGPLQQHRRAVASLEKQIQQRKQQLEELQVRHAEMKSDCEEAKGKLVEATEHSERLDKQLRSLEEKEQQTNSSVLEKLKGLVTMNENLKQQEQDFRTHCREEMVRLQQNIEELKAASGQDNEEEKERNQLMDRQCDTDREKLQRIRLLMARRNREIAVLQRKIDEVPSRAELTQYQKRFLELYSQVSATHKETKQFFTLYNTLDDKKVYLEKEVNLLNSIHDNFQQAMSSSAAKEQFLRQMEQIVEGIKQSRIKLEKKKQENKMRRDQLNDEYLELLDKQRLYFKTVKDFKEECRKNEMLLSKLRAKGAS is encoded by the exons CTGCGTCTGTTTTCCACCGAGTGAGAACTGGCTCGAAGTTAGGAAACCAGTACGACCAGGACGGCAACGTGATCCAG GTGGAAACCagagaggatgaagagcagagcatcaaGCTGACAGAGATTCTGGAGCTCCTGGTGGCTGCTGGGTACTTTAGAGCTCGAATCAAAGGACTGTCACCATTCGATAAG GTGGTCGGCGGGATGACCTGGTGCATCACCACCTGTAACTTTGACATCGACGTGGATCTCCTCTTCCAAGAAAACTCAACCATTGGACAGAAAAT AGCTCTGACAGAGAAAATCGTGTCTGTGCTTCCAAAAATGAAGTGTCCTCATCGCCTGGAGCCGCATCAGATCCAAGGCCTGGATTTCATCCACATCTTCCCGGTGATCCAG TGGCTGGTGAAGAGAGCCATCGAGACCCGAGAGGAGATGGGCGACTACGTCAGAGCTTTCTCCATTTCTCAGTTCCAAAAGACTCACAGACTTCCGGAG GATGaagagtttttccagaggaaGGACAAAGGTGCGAGAGCTCTCCTGGACGTGCTG GTGTACAAACCTCAGCGGAAGTACCGTCGGCAGAGGGAGGCGGGCGAGCTGCTGGACGAGGAGTCCAGGGTCCACTCCACGCTGCTGGAGTACGGCAG GAGATTCGGATTCAGCAAACAGGCCGAACGAGAGAAG GAGGACGAGAGGAAGGCGTCGGCGTCCGGCCTCTCCCAGGGGGCGTCGGAGGTGTctgaggaggcggagctgcaggaggccgaGGAG AAGAGGATTAAATCCCTGATGACCAACATGGCGGCCATGGTCAGCGAGGAG GGCCGGCTGACGGCCAGCGCGGTGGGCCAGATCGTGGGTCTGCAGTCGGAGGAGATCAAACAGATGGCGTCCGAGTACGCCGAGAAG cagggggagctgtcgGAGCAGGAGCGTCCGGACCGGTTCGGCCCgctgcagcagcaccgcagAGCCGTGGCGTCGCTGGAGAAACAGatccagcagaggaagcagcagctggaggag CTGCAGGTGCGACATGCTGAGATGAAGAGCGACTGTGAGGAGGCCAAAGggaagctggtggag gctaCAGAACACTCCGAGAGGCTGGACAAGCAGCTGAGGtctctggaggagaaggagcagcagaccAACAGCAG CgttctggagaagctgaagggCCTCGTGACCATGAACGAGAacctgaagcagcaggagcaggacttCAGGACGCACTGCAGA GAGGAGATGGTCcgtctgcagcagaacatcGAGGAGCTGAAGGCGGCGTCGGGTCAGGACAACGAGGAAGAGAAG GAGCGGAACCAGCTGATGGACCGACAGTGCGACACCGACcgggagaagctgcagaggatcCGACTGCTGATG GCTCGGAGGAACCGTGAAATCGCCGTCCTGCAGCGGAAGATCGACGAGGTGCCGAGTCGGGCCGAGCTGACTCAGTACCAGAAGAGGTTCTTGGAGCTCTACAGCCAAG TGTCGGCGACGCACAAAGAGACGAAGCAGTTCTTCACGCTCTACAACACGTTGGACGACAAGAAGGTTTATCTGGAGAAGGAG GTGAATCTGCTCAACTCCATTCACGACAACTTCCAGCA AGCCATGTCCTCCTCCGCTGCTAAGGAGCAGTTCCTGCGACAGATGGAGCAGATCGTAGAGGGCATCAAACAGAGCCGCATCAAG ttggagaagaagaagcaggagaacAAGATGAGGAGAGACCAGCTGAACGACGAgtacctggagctgctggacaaacaGAGACTCTACTTCAAAACCGTCAAAGACTTTAAGGAG GAATGTCGGAAAAACGAGATGCTGCTGTCCAAGCTGAGAGCTAAAGGAGCGTCGTAG
- the ccdc93 gene encoding coiled-coil domain-containing protein 93 isoform X2 — protein sequence MAAAASVFHRVRTGSKLGNQYDQDGNVIQVETREDEEQSIKLTEILELLVAAGYFRARIKGLSPFDKVVGGMTWCITTCNFDIDVDLLFQENSTIGQKIALTEKIVSVLPKMKCPHRLEPHQIQGLDFIHIFPVIQWLVKRAIETREEMGDYVRAFSISQFQKTHRLPEDEEFFQRKDKGARALLDVLVYKPQRKYRRQREAGELLDEESRVHSTLLEYGRLSGFLLRFGFSKQAEREKEDERKASASGLSQGASEVSEEAELQEAEEKRIKSLMTNMAAMVSEEGRLTASAVGQIVGLQSEEIKQMASEYAEKQGELSEQERPDRFGPLQQHRRAVASLEKQIQQRKQQLEELQVRHAEMKSDCEEAKGKLVEATEHSERLDKQLRSLEEKEQQTNSSVLEKLKGLVTMNENLKQQEQDFRTHCREEMVRLQQNIEELKAASGQDNEEEKERNQLMDRQCDTDREKLQRIRLLMARRNREIAVLQRKIDEVPSRAELTQYQKRFLELYSQVSATHKETKQFFTLYNTLDDKKVYLEKEVNLLNSIHDNFQQAMSSSAAKEQFLRQMEQIVEGIKQSRIKLEKKKQENKMRRDQLNDEYLELLDKQRLYFKTVKDFKEECRKNEMLLSKLRAKGAS from the exons CTGCGTCTGTTTTCCACCGAGTGAGAACTGGCTCGAAGTTAGGAAACCAGTACGACCAGGACGGCAACGTGATCCAG GTGGAAACCagagaggatgaagagcagagcatcaaGCTGACAGAGATTCTGGAGCTCCTGGTGGCTGCTGGGTACTTTAGAGCTCGAATCAAAGGACTGTCACCATTCGATAAG GTGGTCGGCGGGATGACCTGGTGCATCACCACCTGTAACTTTGACATCGACGTGGATCTCCTCTTCCAAGAAAACTCAACCATTGGACAGAAAAT AGCTCTGACAGAGAAAATCGTGTCTGTGCTTCCAAAAATGAAGTGTCCTCATCGCCTGGAGCCGCATCAGATCCAAGGCCTGGATTTCATCCACATCTTCCCGGTGATCCAG TGGCTGGTGAAGAGAGCCATCGAGACCCGAGAGGAGATGGGCGACTACGTCAGAGCTTTCTCCATTTCTCAGTTCCAAAAGACTCACAGACTTCCGGAG GATGaagagtttttccagaggaaGGACAAAGGTGCGAGAGCTCTCCTGGACGTGCTG GTGTACAAACCTCAGCGGAAGTACCGTCGGCAGAGGGAGGCGGGCGAGCTGCTGGACGAGGAGTCCAGGGTCCACTCCACGCTGCTGGAGTACGGCAG actGTCGGGTTTCCTGCT GAGATTCGGATTCAGCAAACAGGCCGAACGAGAGAAG GAGGACGAGAGGAAGGCGTCGGCGTCCGGCCTCTCCCAGGGGGCGTCGGAGGTGTctgaggaggcggagctgcaggaggccgaGGAG AAGAGGATTAAATCCCTGATGACCAACATGGCGGCCATGGTCAGCGAGGAG GGCCGGCTGACGGCCAGCGCGGTGGGCCAGATCGTGGGTCTGCAGTCGGAGGAGATCAAACAGATGGCGTCCGAGTACGCCGAGAAG cagggggagctgtcgGAGCAGGAGCGTCCGGACCGGTTCGGCCCgctgcagcagcaccgcagAGCCGTGGCGTCGCTGGAGAAACAGatccagcagaggaagcagcagctggaggag CTGCAGGTGCGACATGCTGAGATGAAGAGCGACTGTGAGGAGGCCAAAGggaagctggtggag gctaCAGAACACTCCGAGAGGCTGGACAAGCAGCTGAGGtctctggaggagaaggagcagcagaccAACAGCAG CgttctggagaagctgaagggCCTCGTGACCATGAACGAGAacctgaagcagcaggagcaggacttCAGGACGCACTGCAGA GAGGAGATGGTCcgtctgcagcagaacatcGAGGAGCTGAAGGCGGCGTCGGGTCAGGACAACGAGGAAGAGAAG GAGCGGAACCAGCTGATGGACCGACAGTGCGACACCGACcgggagaagctgcagaggatcCGACTGCTGATG GCTCGGAGGAACCGTGAAATCGCCGTCCTGCAGCGGAAGATCGACGAGGTGCCGAGTCGGGCCGAGCTGACTCAGTACCAGAAGAGGTTCTTGGAGCTCTACAGCCAAG TGTCGGCGACGCACAAAGAGACGAAGCAGTTCTTCACGCTCTACAACACGTTGGACGACAAGAAGGTTTATCTGGAGAAGGAG GTGAATCTGCTCAACTCCATTCACGACAACTTCCAGCA AGCCATGTCCTCCTCCGCTGCTAAGGAGCAGTTCCTGCGACAGATGGAGCAGATCGTAGAGGGCATCAAACAGAGCCGCATCAAG ttggagaagaagaagcaggagaacAAGATGAGGAGAGACCAGCTGAACGACGAgtacctggagctgctggacaaacaGAGACTCTACTTCAAAACCGTCAAAGACTTTAAGGAG GAATGTCGGAAAAACGAGATGCTGCTGTCCAAGCTGAGAGCTAAAGGAGCGTCGTAG
- the ccdc93 gene encoding coiled-coil domain-containing protein 93 isoform X3, with translation MAAAASVFHRVRTGSKLGNQYDQDGNVIQVETREDEEQSIKLTEILELLVAAGYFRARIKGLSPFDKVVGGMTWCITTCNFDIDVDLLFQENSTIGQKIALTEKIVSVLPKMKCPHRLEPHQIQGLDFIHIFPVIQWLVKRAIETREEMGDYVRAFSISQFQKTHRLPEDEEFFQRKDKGARALLDVLEVYKPQRKYRRQREAGELLDEESRVHSTLLEYGRRFGFSKQAEREKEDERKASASGLSQGASEVSEEAELQEAEEKRIKSLMTNMAAMVSEEGRLTASAVGQIVGLQSEEIKQMASEYAEKQGELSEQERPDRFGPLQQHRRAVASLEKQIQQRKQQLEELQVRHAEMKSDCEEAKGKLVEATEHSERLDKQLRSLEEKEQQTNSSVLEKLKGLVTMNENLKQQEQDFRTHCREEMVRLQQNIEELKAASGQDNEEEKERNQLMDRQCDTDREKLQRIRLLMARRNREIAVLQRKIDEVPSRAELTQYQKRFLELYSQVSATHKETKQFFTLYNTLDDKKVYLEKEVNLLNSIHDNFQQAMSSSAAKEQFLRQMEQIVEGIKQSRIKLEKKKQENKMRRDQLNDEYLELLDKQRLYFKTVKDFKEECRKNEMLLSKLRAKGAS, from the exons CTGCGTCTGTTTTCCACCGAGTGAGAACTGGCTCGAAGTTAGGAAACCAGTACGACCAGGACGGCAACGTGATCCAG GTGGAAACCagagaggatgaagagcagagcatcaaGCTGACAGAGATTCTGGAGCTCCTGGTGGCTGCTGGGTACTTTAGAGCTCGAATCAAAGGACTGTCACCATTCGATAAG GTGGTCGGCGGGATGACCTGGTGCATCACCACCTGTAACTTTGACATCGACGTGGATCTCCTCTTCCAAGAAAACTCAACCATTGGACAGAAAAT AGCTCTGACAGAGAAAATCGTGTCTGTGCTTCCAAAAATGAAGTGTCCTCATCGCCTGGAGCCGCATCAGATCCAAGGCCTGGATTTCATCCACATCTTCCCGGTGATCCAG TGGCTGGTGAAGAGAGCCATCGAGACCCGAGAGGAGATGGGCGACTACGTCAGAGCTTTCTCCATTTCTCAGTTCCAAAAGACTCACAGACTTCCGGAG GATGaagagtttttccagaggaaGGACAAAGGTGCGAGAGCTCTCCTGGACGTGCTG GAGGTGTACAAACCTCAGCGGAAGTACCGTCGGCAGAGGGAGGCGGGCGAGCTGCTGGACGAGGAGTCCAGGGTCCACTCCACGCTGCTGGAGTACGGCAG GAGATTCGGATTCAGCAAACAGGCCGAACGAGAGAAG GAGGACGAGAGGAAGGCGTCGGCGTCCGGCCTCTCCCAGGGGGCGTCGGAGGTGTctgaggaggcggagctgcaggaggccgaGGAG AAGAGGATTAAATCCCTGATGACCAACATGGCGGCCATGGTCAGCGAGGAG GGCCGGCTGACGGCCAGCGCGGTGGGCCAGATCGTGGGTCTGCAGTCGGAGGAGATCAAACAGATGGCGTCCGAGTACGCCGAGAAG cagggggagctgtcgGAGCAGGAGCGTCCGGACCGGTTCGGCCCgctgcagcagcaccgcagAGCCGTGGCGTCGCTGGAGAAACAGatccagcagaggaagcagcagctggaggag CTGCAGGTGCGACATGCTGAGATGAAGAGCGACTGTGAGGAGGCCAAAGggaagctggtggag gctaCAGAACACTCCGAGAGGCTGGACAAGCAGCTGAGGtctctggaggagaaggagcagcagaccAACAGCAG CgttctggagaagctgaagggCCTCGTGACCATGAACGAGAacctgaagcagcaggagcaggacttCAGGACGCACTGCAGA GAGGAGATGGTCcgtctgcagcagaacatcGAGGAGCTGAAGGCGGCGTCGGGTCAGGACAACGAGGAAGAGAAG GAGCGGAACCAGCTGATGGACCGACAGTGCGACACCGACcgggagaagctgcagaggatcCGACTGCTGATG GCTCGGAGGAACCGTGAAATCGCCGTCCTGCAGCGGAAGATCGACGAGGTGCCGAGTCGGGCCGAGCTGACTCAGTACCAGAAGAGGTTCTTGGAGCTCTACAGCCAAG TGTCGGCGACGCACAAAGAGACGAAGCAGTTCTTCACGCTCTACAACACGTTGGACGACAAGAAGGTTTATCTGGAGAAGGAG GTGAATCTGCTCAACTCCATTCACGACAACTTCCAGCA AGCCATGTCCTCCTCCGCTGCTAAGGAGCAGTTCCTGCGACAGATGGAGCAGATCGTAGAGGGCATCAAACAGAGCCGCATCAAG ttggagaagaagaagcaggagaacAAGATGAGGAGAGACCAGCTGAACGACGAgtacctggagctgctggacaaacaGAGACTCTACTTCAAAACCGTCAAAGACTTTAAGGAG GAATGTCGGAAAAACGAGATGCTGCTGTCCAAGCTGAGAGCTAAAGGAGCGTCGTAG
- the ccdc93 gene encoding coiled-coil domain-containing protein 93 isoform X1 — MAAAASVFHRVRTGSKLGNQYDQDGNVIQVETREDEEQSIKLTEILELLVAAGYFRARIKGLSPFDKVVGGMTWCITTCNFDIDVDLLFQENSTIGQKIALTEKIVSVLPKMKCPHRLEPHQIQGLDFIHIFPVIQWLVKRAIETREEMGDYVRAFSISQFQKTHRLPEDEEFFQRKDKGARALLDVLEVYKPQRKYRRQREAGELLDEESRVHSTLLEYGRLSGFLLRFGFSKQAEREKEDERKASASGLSQGASEVSEEAELQEAEEKRIKSLMTNMAAMVSEEGRLTASAVGQIVGLQSEEIKQMASEYAEKQGELSEQERPDRFGPLQQHRRAVASLEKQIQQRKQQLEELQVRHAEMKSDCEEAKGKLVEATEHSERLDKQLRSLEEKEQQTNSSVLEKLKGLVTMNENLKQQEQDFRTHCREEMVRLQQNIEELKAASGQDNEEEKERNQLMDRQCDTDREKLQRIRLLMARRNREIAVLQRKIDEVPSRAELTQYQKRFLELYSQVSATHKETKQFFTLYNTLDDKKVYLEKEVNLLNSIHDNFQQAMSSSAAKEQFLRQMEQIVEGIKQSRIKLEKKKQENKMRRDQLNDEYLELLDKQRLYFKTVKDFKEECRKNEMLLSKLRAKGAS, encoded by the exons CTGCGTCTGTTTTCCACCGAGTGAGAACTGGCTCGAAGTTAGGAAACCAGTACGACCAGGACGGCAACGTGATCCAG GTGGAAACCagagaggatgaagagcagagcatcaaGCTGACAGAGATTCTGGAGCTCCTGGTGGCTGCTGGGTACTTTAGAGCTCGAATCAAAGGACTGTCACCATTCGATAAG GTGGTCGGCGGGATGACCTGGTGCATCACCACCTGTAACTTTGACATCGACGTGGATCTCCTCTTCCAAGAAAACTCAACCATTGGACAGAAAAT AGCTCTGACAGAGAAAATCGTGTCTGTGCTTCCAAAAATGAAGTGTCCTCATCGCCTGGAGCCGCATCAGATCCAAGGCCTGGATTTCATCCACATCTTCCCGGTGATCCAG TGGCTGGTGAAGAGAGCCATCGAGACCCGAGAGGAGATGGGCGACTACGTCAGAGCTTTCTCCATTTCTCAGTTCCAAAAGACTCACAGACTTCCGGAG GATGaagagtttttccagaggaaGGACAAAGGTGCGAGAGCTCTCCTGGACGTGCTG GAGGTGTACAAACCTCAGCGGAAGTACCGTCGGCAGAGGGAGGCGGGCGAGCTGCTGGACGAGGAGTCCAGGGTCCACTCCACGCTGCTGGAGTACGGCAG actGTCGGGTTTCCTGCT GAGATTCGGATTCAGCAAACAGGCCGAACGAGAGAAG GAGGACGAGAGGAAGGCGTCGGCGTCCGGCCTCTCCCAGGGGGCGTCGGAGGTGTctgaggaggcggagctgcaggaggccgaGGAG AAGAGGATTAAATCCCTGATGACCAACATGGCGGCCATGGTCAGCGAGGAG GGCCGGCTGACGGCCAGCGCGGTGGGCCAGATCGTGGGTCTGCAGTCGGAGGAGATCAAACAGATGGCGTCCGAGTACGCCGAGAAG cagggggagctgtcgGAGCAGGAGCGTCCGGACCGGTTCGGCCCgctgcagcagcaccgcagAGCCGTGGCGTCGCTGGAGAAACAGatccagcagaggaagcagcagctggaggag CTGCAGGTGCGACATGCTGAGATGAAGAGCGACTGTGAGGAGGCCAAAGggaagctggtggag gctaCAGAACACTCCGAGAGGCTGGACAAGCAGCTGAGGtctctggaggagaaggagcagcagaccAACAGCAG CgttctggagaagctgaagggCCTCGTGACCATGAACGAGAacctgaagcagcaggagcaggacttCAGGACGCACTGCAGA GAGGAGATGGTCcgtctgcagcagaacatcGAGGAGCTGAAGGCGGCGTCGGGTCAGGACAACGAGGAAGAGAAG GAGCGGAACCAGCTGATGGACCGACAGTGCGACACCGACcgggagaagctgcagaggatcCGACTGCTGATG GCTCGGAGGAACCGTGAAATCGCCGTCCTGCAGCGGAAGATCGACGAGGTGCCGAGTCGGGCCGAGCTGACTCAGTACCAGAAGAGGTTCTTGGAGCTCTACAGCCAAG TGTCGGCGACGCACAAAGAGACGAAGCAGTTCTTCACGCTCTACAACACGTTGGACGACAAGAAGGTTTATCTGGAGAAGGAG GTGAATCTGCTCAACTCCATTCACGACAACTTCCAGCA AGCCATGTCCTCCTCCGCTGCTAAGGAGCAGTTCCTGCGACAGATGGAGCAGATCGTAGAGGGCATCAAACAGAGCCGCATCAAG ttggagaagaagaagcaggagaacAAGATGAGGAGAGACCAGCTGAACGACGAgtacctggagctgctggacaaacaGAGACTCTACTTCAAAACCGTCAAAGACTTTAAGGAG GAATGTCGGAAAAACGAGATGCTGCTGTCCAAGCTGAGAGCTAAAGGAGCGTCGTAG